The genomic segment GATGGTCCATCTCTATTACCTCTTGGCGGACCTTCCCACTCAGGCGGTCTGTGATCACGTGGCGGTCCTCGCCCGTCTGGCGGTCCACGTGTGCCAGGCTGTCCGTGGCCTGGTGGCGGCCCTCGCTTCTCAGGTGGTCCACGATTGTCAGGCGGTCCGTGATCATGCGGAGGCCCTCGCTTCTTAGGTGGTCCACGATTGTCAGGTGGTCCGTGACCACGCGGAGGCCCTCGCTTCTCAGGTGGTCCATGGCCACGTGGTGGCTCTTGCCTCTCTGGCGGTTCATACTCAGGTGGTGGCTCTTGCCTCTCAGGTGGTCCGTGTCCGCGTGGCGGTCCTTGTCCTCTAGGTAGTCTGTGTCCAGGTGGTTCATATCCTGGTGGTTGATGGTGGTGATCTGGTGGGTCTCTATCGCCTGGAAATATTCTTTCGGGTCCTGAAGGTGCATCACCGTGAGGAGATCGCTTATGTAAACGAGTGAAGTGGAAATCTTGATAGCTTAAAAGCTCATTTACTGATGGTTGgtctgtaaataaataaataaatatcaagtCAGGTATTTAAAGTGCaacaaaacaataatattttattttataagtattttgtatttgatagCCTAatcgttaaaaaaataaaactgtgaAAACAAACAAAACTGGGCCCGTCCtacttcacttaaaaaaaagtaagaaaaactTAATTACCTAAGTTTATTTAAAACAGGAGACGTCGTTGGTCAGCAAGTTTCCATTAGCAACAAAGAAGTCTCGTATCTAAGCTCGTAAGTTGCAGATGTAACTCTAGCAACTCtaaaatattatacattatttaATGTTCTTTGTATGAgtcattaaataattataattataatcaatAAGTACTGGTGTCTGGCACTGTAAAgttgcaataaaataaaaccacaAGTTTTATAGGACAATTTTATTTCATACTAAACTTATTGAGTacttatacaaaataataattatattaatacaaTTCCATAAAGTGATAATACTGATATCGAACTAACTTTCTGGTGTCACAGgtactacttgaaaaaaattcAAACGAGGTGGTGGAGTGACAACTTTTGAATGAACTGTTGGATCGATATTACTAAGAGGCTGTCCACCTCTGCGTTTAGAAATCTCTGCATTCGATACTTTTACATCTGTTGTGTCATTTTGAGTTTGACCATGCGGAGCATTATTAATACCTTCCATGAAAATGAGTTTAAGGTTTTGAAGAATCTGTTCATTTACTGTATTTTCATAGCCTGGTTGCTCCCCATTGTCGTGTGGTCCAGGTCTACCAGTATGCCTGTTATCACCAGGTGGTTCTTGGCCATTCGGTGGAGACCCACGATGGTCATGAGGTTGTCTATAGTCTTCAGTACCTGGAGGGCCATGGTGCGGTGGAGGCGGAGGTCTATGGTGAGGTGGACCGAAGTCATCAGGATATCGGGATTGTCTTTCATCGTGTGGGGGCGGCGGTGGAGGGGGACGCCTATGGTGTGGGGGACCGAAGTCATCAGAATATCGATGTTGTCTTTCATCATCATGTGGAGACGGCGGTGGGGGTGGATGTCCATTGTGTCGTGGAGGCGGTGGTCTATGGT from the Leguminivora glycinivorella isolate SPB_JAAS2020 chromosome 8, LegGlyc_1.1, whole genome shotgun sequence genome contains:
- the LOC125228839 gene encoding uncharacterized protein LOC125228839 yields the protein MHLQDPKEYFQAIETHQITTINHQDMNHLDTDYLEDKDRHADTDHLRGKSHHLSMNRQRGKSHHVAMDHLRSEGLRVVTDHLTIVDHLRSEGLRMITDRLTIVDHLRSEGRHQATDSLAHVDRQTGEDRHVITDRLSGKVRQEVIEMDHQIHIDHLKGKVRRMDTGHLTNMGPLVNTSLKYTNTQIDNENLQKMDNLGKHHLIIDMK